TGCTAATTAAATTGGCTGGTGTTAACTGGGACTCATCACCAATTGTTTGGGTATCATTAATTAACTTGGTAATTGTTTCACCAATTTTTTTATCAGAATAGTAACCGATATTTAAATTGACTAAGTTATTTAAAACTGCATTTCGAATATCAATTTCAATAGTTCGTCCCAACATTCCGCCAACTCGCTCACGAACATTAGTTGAAATTAAGGCAACAATTAAATCTACTATAATAATTAGTCATACTCATCAACTAATCCCCGTGCTCTGTAAGTTTGGATCGTTACCAAAATAAAATAAAATTTCATCCATTAGTTTACCAATTAAGTAGGTAATCGCTACTATTGCCACAGCTGAAATTACCAAGGCTAATATAATTGTGAATGATCGTAGTAAATATCTTTTATAATAAATCGCTACTAATTTAAAAAAGCCAATCTCTGGTTTTTTAATTCCCTTCATCATTTCTAACGGGGTTTGGTATTTTGGTTTTACTCGTTTGGGCTCGTTGGCATCCGCAGACAATTTATGTTCTAAAGCATTAATATCAATTATTTCATTTTTTTTATTCATAAATAGCCTCCTTGTTTCCTCATGTTTTTCTCTCTTTCATTATATCAATAAAAACTAAATAACAACACGAAAAAATTTATGTTTTAATTTCTTGCTTAGGATTATTAATTACAATCAAATAATAAAAAAACCACTTGCGTGGTTTTTTATCAGGTTATTTATCTTGGACTGCTTCAATTCCGGGTAAAGTTTTACCTTCCATATATTCTAAACTAGCACCTCCGCCAGTTGAAATGTGGGTAAATTTATCTTTATATCCTAATTGAATAGCAGCAGCGGCTGAATCACCACCACCAATTAAAGTAAAGGCATCTGGTAATTGAGCAATTGCTTCACACACTGCTTTGGTTCCGTTGCTATAATGACTAAATTCAAAAACTCCCATTGGTCCATTTCATGCGACAGTTTTCGCACCAGCTAATTCTTTTTTAAACAATTCAATTGTTTTTGGTCCGATGTCTAATCCCATATAACCTTCATCAATGTCAACACCATCGGTTACTTTGGCAGGAACATCTGCAAACTCCGGTGCTTCTAAAGCATCAACAGGTAAGATAATTTTACCGTTTGCTTTTGCCAAGAATTCTTTAGCAATTCCAATTTTATCTTCTTCTAATAATGAGTTTCCAATTTTATGACCTTGGGCGGCAAAGAATGTATATGCCATTCCACCTCCGATAATAATTTTGTCAGCTTTAGTTAATAAGTGATCAATAACTCCAATTTTATCAGAAACTTTTGCACCCCCAATAATTGCCACAAAAGGTTTCACTGGATTATCAACCCCCTGCGCTAACATTTTAACTTCTTTTTCCACTAAGAACCCTAAACATGATACGCCAATGTTTGAAGCAATTCCAACATTTGAAGCATGGGCACGGTGTGCAGTTCCA
The sequence above is drawn from the Spiroplasma eriocheiris genome and encodes:
- a CDS encoding phosphoglycerate kinase, yielding MAKKELKDVEVGSKKVLVRVDFNVPMKDGVITDDNRIVAALPTIKYLIDHNAKVILFSHLGKVKTEADLKKRDIAPVAKALSDKLGMPVKFVNAFEGPELEAAIAGMKDKDIILFQNTRFADILDANGKLKVDENGNAKAKRESKNDPALGKYWASLGDVFVNDAFGTAHRAHASNVGIASNIGVSCLGFLVEKEVKMLAQGVDNPVKPFVAIIGGAKVSDKIGVIDHLLTKADKIIIGGGMAYTFFAAQGHKIGNSLLEEDKIGIAKEFLAKANGKIILPVDALEAPEFADVPAKVTDGVDIDEGYMGLDIGPKTIELFKKELAGAKTVAWNGPMGVFEFSHYSNGTKAVCEAIAQLPDAFTLIGGGDSAAAAIQLGYKDKFTHISTGGGASLEYMEGKTLPGIEAVQDK